DNA from Streptomyces sp. NBC_01260:
CCCTGCGGGCGGTCGTCGACTGGTCCTGGGACCTCCTGGACGAGGACGAACGCACCGCCCTGCGGCGGCTGTCGGTCTTCTCCGGTGGCTGGAGCCTCGCCGCCGCCGAGGCGGTCTGCGCGGACCGGCCGCAGGACGCGCACGACGTCGCCGGAGTGCTCGGCTCGCTCGTCGACAAGTCACTCGTCGTCGCCGCGCCCGCCGCGGACGGCCGGATGCGCTACCGCCTCCTGGAGACCGTCGGTGAGTACGCCGCCGAACGGCTCGACGAGGCGGGGGAGCGGGAGTCCGTCGAACGGCAGCACCTGGTGTTCTTCCGGGAGCTGGCCCGTACCACCGACCCCGAACTCCGGGGCCCCGGACAGCTCGCCGCCATCGAACTGTTCCAGCGCGAGTACGAGAACCTGCGCACCGCCCTGCGCCACGCCGTCGCCGCCCGCGACGAGCAGGAGGCCCTGTGCATGGTGATCTCGCTCTCCTGGTTCTGGCAGATACGGGATCTGCGCGCCGACGCCCTGCAATGGGCCGAAGCGGCCGCAGCCCTCGGCCCCGATCCGTTCGCCCCGCCCGTCACCCCCGCGCCCTCCCTCCACGAACGCTGCACCGACGCGCCGCCGCCGATGGGCCCCGAACTGCTCCAGGAGGCGCGGCGCCAGGTCGCGCTGGTCCAGCTGGTCAGCATGGACCACGCGATGGACGAGTTGGTGAGCGGCCCCGGGATGGCGCGGCTGCGCATCATCGCCGCCACCTACCGGGTCGGCCAGCCGCAGACCTGCCGTACCCCGGCATCGCTGTGGTTCTTCGCGGTCCTGCTCACCGGGGACATCGCCGATCTGCGCACGATGCTGGACGAAACGGTCCTGGCCGCACGGGGGTTCGGCTACGAGTGGGAGCTGGCCGCGGCGCTCCAGATGCGCGCCAACGTACTGGCCAACCGGCCCGACTGGTCGGGTGAGGCCCGGGGGGACGCCGACGAGAGCCTGGCGGTGTTCCGCCGCCTCGGCGACGACTGGGGCACGGCCGAGTCGCTCTCCTCGCGCGGCGAGGTCAACGAGAAGACGGGCGACTACACCCAGGCGGCCGAGGACTATCTGGCCGCGGTCGGTTACGCGGAGAAGCTCGGTGCCCACGCCCAGGTGTTGGTGCTCCGCACCCGGTACGCCTCCGTGCTGACCGAGCTCGGCCGCGGCGAGGAGGGCGAGGCGATCCTGCGGGAGGTGATCGAGGAGTCCCGGCACTCGCCTCACGGCGGGAGGTCGTTCGCCCAGCTCTTCCTGGCCATGTGGCTGGGCCGGTCCGGCCGGACCGCCGAGGCCCGCGAAAACTTCACCACCCTGCGCGAGGAGTTCCACTCGGAGACCCGGGCGGTCTTCGACGGATTCGTGCTGGGCGGTGTGGCCTGGCTGGACAACCTGGACGGGCGGTACGCCGAAGCCCTGGCCGGGGGCCTTCAGTCGCTGGCACGCGCCGACGATCCGCTCGCGCAGATGGTGGCGCCGCAGATGGCCGTGACCCATCTGGTCGGCGTCGCGCGGGCACTGGGCGGACTCGGCGGGGAGCGCCGGGCCGCGCTCGCGGGGCGGCTGCTGGGCGCCTGCCGGGGGCTGCTGCCCGCCGGGCATGTGCTGACGTCGATGGAGCGGGAGAACTGCACGGCGGCCGAGGAACTGGCCCGTGCCGCTCTCGGGGACACCGCCTTCGAGACCGCGTACGCCGAGGGCGGCGGCCTCTCCGTGAAGGAGGCCACCGCCCTCGTCGAGGCGTACCGGGACTGAGCCCCGGCCGTCAGGACTTCTTGCGGAACTTGGACACCGCGATCGGGGCCATCACCGCGGTGATGACCACGGTCCAGCCGAGCGTCAGCCAGACCGAGTGGCCGACCGGGCCGCCCATCATCAGAGCGCGGGCCGAGTCGGCCAGGTTGGACAGCGGGTTGTAGTCGGTGAACGTCTGGAGCCAGCCGGGCATCGTCTGCGGCGGGGCGAAGATCGAGGAGCCGAACTGGAGCGGCATCATCACGAGCATCCCCATTCCCTGGACGGCCTGGGTCGTCTTCAGGCTCAGTCCGAGCAGGATGAAGATCCACATGATGGCGGCGCCGAACGCGGCCGCCAGCCCGATCGCACCGATCAGCCCCAGCACCGAGCCGTGGAGCTCCATGCCGAGCGCGAAGCCCATGCCCAGCAGGATCAGCGTGGCGACCATCATCCGGCCGAGCTCGACCACGATCTTGGCGATGAGCACCGAGGAGCGGGCGATCGGCATGGTGCGGAACCGGTCCATGACCCCCTTGCGGAAGTCGTCGTTGACACCGCTGCCGACGGCCATGGCGATGTTCATGCCCATCATCGCCATCAGGCCGGGGATCAGGTAGTTCAGGTACTCCTGCCGGCCGCCGCCCATGCTGCCGCCGACGGAGCCGCCGAAGACGTACACGAACAGCAGCACGAAGATGACCGGCATCAGGAGCGCGTCGAACATCGACTCCGGATCCTTCTTGATCTGGAGCAGATTGCGCCGCACCAGCGCCCCGATGTGCCGCAGGTTGTTCCGGAGCCCTATCCCGCCCTCGTCGTGGACCTTCGTGGCCGGGGCGGCGGGCGTCGTGCCGGTGGGGGTGGGCGTCAGAGTCGTGGTGCTCATGCCGCGACCTCCTGGGGAATCGTGTCGGTGACGGTGGCCTTGCCGCCCGTGATGGCGAGGAACACCTCGTCCAGGCTGGGCAGCGCGGTGGCGACGTGCGCCAGCGAGAAGCCCCGGGTGCCGAGCAGGCCGATGACGGCGGTGAGCTGCTCGTCGCTGAGGATCGGTACGTACAGCAGTCCCTCGTCCGGGACCGCCTGCGCGCCCGCGACCCCGTCCAGACCGGCCTCGCGCAGGGCCTGCGCCATCGAGGCCAGTTCGGCCGGGTCCGAGGGGCGGAGCTGCAGGGTGCGGCCGCCGACCTTGGCCTTCAGCTCGTCGACACCGCCGCGGGCGATGATCTTGCCCTGGTCGATGACGGTGAGCTCGCTGGCGAGCTGCTCGGCCTCTTCCATGTACTGGGTGGTGAGCAGCACGGTCGCCCCCTCCGCGACCATCCTCTGCACCTCGTCCCAGACCTCGTTGCGGGTGCGGGGGTCGAGCCCCGTCGTCGGCTCGTCCAGGTACAGCACGGCCGGGCTGCCGATCATGGACGCGGCCAGGTCCAGCCGGCGCCGCATGCCGCCGGAGTAGTCCATGGCGGCCTTCTTCGCCGCGTCGGTGAGCGAGAAGCGCTCCAGCAGCTCGTCGGCGCGGGACCGGGCCTTCTTGCGCGGCAGATCGAGCAGCCGCCCGATCATGTAGAGGTTCTCCCAGCCGGAGAGCTTCTCGTCGACCGAGGCGTACTGCCCGGTCAGACCGATGGTGCGGCGCAGCTGGCGGGGCTGCTTCACCACGTCGTAGCCCGCCACCACCGCGTGTCCGGCGTCGGGCAGGATCAGGGTGGACAGGCAGCGTACGAGGGTGGTCTTGCCGGCGCCGTTGGGGCCGAGCACTCCAAGGACGGTGCCCTCGCGTACGTCGAGGTCCACGCCGTCCAGAGCCTTGGTCGAGCCGTAGTGCTTGACCAGTCCCCGTACCTCGACGGCGTTCCCGCCGCTCCTGGGGTTCTTGTCGATTCGCGTCATGCCCACTATCAGAACAGTCGCCACCGACAGTCCACCGACAGCGGGCCGACAGCCCGCCGATGGGGGAAGTCGGCGGGCTGTCGGTGGTGCCGGCAGTGGTCGTCCGGCTCGTGGGATCCGGTCAGTGGAAGGTGTGCTCCGGCGCCGGGAAGCTGCCGCCGACGACCTCGTCCGCGTACGCCTTGGCGGCGTCGCCGAGGATCTGGCGCAGGTTGGCGTACTGCTTGGTGAAGCGCGGCACCTTGCCGCCGGTCAGACCGACCATGTCGGTGTAGACCAGCACCTGGGCGTCGGTGTCCGGACCGGCGCCGATGCCGACGGTCGGGATGTGCAGGGTGCGGGTGACCTCGGCGGCCAGTTCGGCCGGTACGAGTTCCAGGACGACGGCGAACGCGCCCGCGTCCTGCACGGCCTTGGCGTCGCGCAGCATCTGCTGGGCGGCCTCCTCGCCGCGGCCCTGCACCCGGTAGCCCATCGCGTTGACGGACTGCGGGGTCAGCCCGATGTGGGCCATGACCGGGATGCCGGCGTCGACCAGCAGCTTGATCTGCTCGTGGCTGCGCTCGCCGCCCTCCAGCTTGACCGCGCCGACCCCGGACTCCTTGATCAGCCGGGTGGCGTTGCGCAGGGCCTGGACGGGGCCCTCCTGGTAGGCCCCGAAGGGCAGGTCGGCGACGACGAGGGCGCGCTTGGTGCCCCGTACGACGGCGGCGGAGAGGATGGCGATCTCGTCCATCGTGACGGGCACGGTGGTCTCGTAGCCGAGGTGACAGTTGCCCATCGAGTCGCCGACGAGCATGACCGGGATGCCGGCCTCGTCGAAGACGGACGCGGTCATCGCGTCATAGGCGGTGAGCATGGGCCACTTCTCGCCGCGCTCGGTGGCGGCGGCGATGTCGTGGATGGTGATGCGGCGGTTGCTCTTGCCTCCGTACAGCGCCTTGCTGCTGTCGGTGCGGGCTCCCGCGGGAGGTGTGGACTGGTTTTGCGCAGCCTGAAGCGACATGGCCAACGGCTCCTTCGTCATCTCGAGGCGCCCTGACGGCGTCCCCGGATCCCTTCCATGGTGGCATCCCGGAGCCGGTCACGGGAAGTGGGCCCGCACACGTCGCCCGGACGGCGGTACGGCGGCGGCGAGTTCCTGCCCGGTAAAGACTTTCCAATACGAGACGGTCTCGTATCGAAATGAGGTTAGGCTCTTGCCCATGTCCATACCGTCCGGCGCTCCCGCCGTCGTGCCCCAGGTCCCGGAGGCGGTCCACCGCCGCCGCTGGGCGATCCTCGTTGTCCTGATGTTCAGCCTGCTCATCGTGGTGCTGGACAACTCGATCCTGAACGTCGCCGTCAAGACGATCGCATCCCCCGCACCCACCGGACTGGGGGCCACCCAGAGCGAGCTGGAGTGGGCGATCAACTCCTACACCCTCGTCTTCGCCGGGCTGCTCTTCACCGCGGGCCTGCTCGGCGACCGCATCGGGCGCAAGAAGGTGCTGCTCCTGGGCATCGTGCTCTTCGGCACCGGCTCGGCCTTCGCCGCCATGTCCGGCTCACCCGGCGAACTCATCACCTGGCGTGCCGTGATGGGCCTCGGCGCCGCCTTCGTGATGCCGGCCACCCTCGCCGTCCTGATGAACGTCTTCGAGCGCGACGAGCAGCCCAAGGCCATCGGCATCTGGGCCGGCAGCGTCGGTCTCGGCATCGCGATCGGCCCGATCACCGGCGGGCTGCTCCTGGAACACTTCTGGTGGGGCTCGATCTTCCTGGTCAACGTGCCCGTGGTGGTCATCGCGCTGATCGCGATGGTGGTCCTCGTGCCGGACTCCAGGGACCCCAGGCCGGGCCGTCTCGACCCGATCGGTGTGGTGCTCTCCATCATCGGCCTGGTGCTGCTGGTGTACGGCATCATCCGCGGCGGCGAGCTGGCCGACTTCACCGATGTCTCCGTGCTCCTGCCGGCCATCGGCGGCCTCGCCGTCCTGGTGGTGTTCGTCCTCCACGAGAAGCGCAGCAGCAGCCCGGCCATCGACATCACGTACTTCAGGAAGCCGGCCTTCTCCGCCGCCGTCGCCGCCATCGCGCTGGTCTTCTTCGCGCTGATGGGCGTGACGTTCTTCTCCGCCTTCTACATGCAGAGCGTGCGGGGCTGGAGCGCCCTGCAGTCCGGGCTGCTGATCCTGCCGCTGGCCGTCGCCCAGATGGTCTTCGCGCCCAGGGCGCGGCTGGTGGTCGCACGGTTCGGCGCCCGCGCCGTGTGCACCGTCGGCATGCTGATGGTCGCGGTCGGACTGGCGGCGTTCGCGCTGTTCGACGCCGACACCCCCGTCTGGCTGATGTGTGTGGTCTTCTTCGTGCAGGGCACGGGCATGGCCCATGTGATGCCGCCGGTCACCGTCGCCGTGATGCAGGCGCTGCCGCGCGAGAAGGCCGGCTCCGGCTCGGCCGTCAACAACACGTTCCGGCAGGTCGGCGGCGCGCTCGGGATCGCCGTCCTCGGATCGGTGCTGTCCGCCGTCTACCGCGGTGACATCGAGGGGCACCTCGGTGCGCTCCCGGCCGCCGCCAGGGACACCGCGGCGGAGTCCATCGAGGCGACGCTCGGCATCGCGGAGAAGATGGGACCGGCGGGCGCCCCGCTGGTCGCCGCCGCGCACGACGCCTTCCTGGACGCCATGCACGTCACGGCCATCAGCTCGGCCGTCGTCGCCCTGCTCGGCGCGATCGTGGTCGCGCTGTTCCTGCCGGGCCGGACGCCCGCCGCGCAGTCGCCCACGCGGGACGACGCGCAGGACGAGCCCACGGCGTCCGCGCCCGCGGCCCGGTGACGCCGCGGGCCCCGCACGGCTGACGGCCCACGGCCCCGGCCGGTGGCCCCGATCCGGTGGAGGCGGCCGGGCGTCGTCCGTTCGGGGAGAATCGGGGGCGGCGAAAGGTGGTTTCACGTGCAGGGTCAGGCATCGGACCGGGACGAGCAGGCTCCGGGCGAGCGCGAGCGCGACCGCGGCGACGATCAGGAGCCCCGCCGCGGCCGCCCGCGCAGTGCGGCGGCCGAGCGGGCCATCCTGGACGCCGTCGTCGAGCTGCTGGAGGCCGGCGAACCCCTCGCCGGCCTGTCCATCGAGCGGATCGCCCGCACCGCCGGGGTCGGCAAGGCCACCATCTACCGGCGCTGGACCGACAAGGAGGAGCTCTTCGTCGACGTCCTGCGTGACATCGAGCCCCCGGAACCCGATGTCTCCGGCACCGGCGGGCTCCGCGATCTGCGCGTACTGCTGGAGTCGATGCGCAGGCGCGGCCTGGCCCAGCGTTCCTCCGTACTGCTGCACAACGTCTTCGCCCAGATGAAGAGCCATCCCCGGCTCTGGTCCGAGTACCAGTGCACCGTGATAGCGCCGCGCCGCGTCGCCATGCTCGCGGCCGTCCGGCGAGCCGTCGAAGCCGGTGAACTGCGGGGCGACACGGACGTGGAGCTGATGGACGACCTGTTCCTCGGCCCCATGCTCGTACGCACCATTCACCGGCCGGACGCGCCGCTGCCCGAGGACCTCGCCGACCGCATCATCCAGCTGCTGGTCGAGGGCGTCGGGCCGCGGCCGCCGGGCGCCGGACCCGGCGAAGCCGCAGGCCACGGCTGACGCGCCCGGACCCGCGCGAGTGTGATCGTTCTGTCACAAGCCACCGCAGACCGCCTCCGGCCGGAACTCACCGCACCACCTTGTTCGTCCTGGTGGCAGTACGGCCGTCGTCGGCGGCGGGAAACGCATCGTTCATCGCCTAGGGTCGTTGGCGCGGAGATGTGCACGGCAAGGCAGTGAGGACAGCGCGATGGTGCAGGCGTACAGGGCGGACACCGGGAACGGCGGCGAGGGACCGCAGCCCTCCGGATCCCGCTTCCGGGACCTGCGCGACAGGCTGGCCCGGGACCGGGGCATCTGGCGGCGAGGGATCGTCCTGGCCGGCTGCTCGGTCCTGCTGACCCTCGTGATGCTCCTGCACGCCCACATCCCGAACACCATCGGCAACCTGGGCAGCCTCACCGAGACGTTCCTGCCCTGGATCGCCCTCTTCGTGCCGGTGCTGCTCGTGCTGGGCCTGGTGCGGCGCTCCGCGACCGCCCTGATCGCCCTGCTGCTCCCGGTCGTGGTCTGGTTCCACGTGTTCGGCGGTCTGCTCACCGACAAGTCGGGCGGGGGCGGCGATCTCACCGTCGCCACCCACAACGTCAACGCGGACAACGCCGACCCCTCGGGCACCGCCCAGCAGGTCGCGGGCTCCGGCGCCGATGTCATCGCCCTCCAGGAACTGCCCGCCGGGCAGGTGAAGACGTACGAATCGGCGCTCGCCGACCGCTTCCCGTACCACTCG
Protein-coding regions in this window:
- a CDS encoding endonuclease/exonuclease/phosphatase family protein — encoded protein: MVQAYRADTGNGGEGPQPSGSRFRDLRDRLARDRGIWRRGIVLAGCSVLLTLVMLLHAHIPNTIGNLGSLTETFLPWIALFVPVLLVLGLVRRSATALIALLLPVVVWFHVFGGLLTDKSGGGGDLTVATHNVNADNADPSGTAQQVAGSGADVIALQELPAGQVKTYESALADRFPYHSVQGTVGLWSKYPISDTRPVDIKMGWVRAMRTTVATPEGKVGFVVAHLPSVRVKLHAGFTANQRDQSADALGAAIADERLDRVVLLGDLNGTMNDRSLNAITSQMRSTQGAAGDGFGFSWPASFPMARIDQIMVKGVDPVSSWTLPATDSDHLPIAARVKL
- the panB gene encoding 3-methyl-2-oxobutanoate hydroxymethyltransferase, with protein sequence MSLQAAQNQSTPPAGARTDSSKALYGGKSNRRITIHDIAAATERGEKWPMLTAYDAMTASVFDEAGIPVMLVGDSMGNCHLGYETTVPVTMDEIAILSAAVVRGTKRALVVADLPFGAYQEGPVQALRNATRLIKESGVGAVKLEGGERSHEQIKLLVDAGIPVMAHIGLTPQSVNAMGYRVQGRGEEAAQQMLRDAKAVQDAGAFAVVLELVPAELAAEVTRTLHIPTVGIGAGPDTDAQVLVYTDMVGLTGGKVPRFTKQYANLRQILGDAAKAYADEVVGGSFPAPEHTFH
- a CDS encoding DHA2 family efflux MFS transporter permease subunit, which encodes MSIPSGAPAVVPQVPEAVHRRRWAILVVLMFSLLIVVLDNSILNVAVKTIASPAPTGLGATQSELEWAINSYTLVFAGLLFTAGLLGDRIGRKKVLLLGIVLFGTGSAFAAMSGSPGELITWRAVMGLGAAFVMPATLAVLMNVFERDEQPKAIGIWAGSVGLGIAIGPITGGLLLEHFWWGSIFLVNVPVVVIALIAMVVLVPDSRDPRPGRLDPIGVVLSIIGLVLLVYGIIRGGELADFTDVSVLLPAIGGLAVLVVFVLHEKRSSSPAIDITYFRKPAFSAAVAAIALVFFALMGVTFFSAFYMQSVRGWSALQSGLLILPLAVAQMVFAPRARLVVARFGARAVCTVGMLMVAVGLAAFALFDADTPVWLMCVVFFVQGTGMAHVMPPVTVAVMQALPREKAGSGSAVNNTFRQVGGALGIAVLGSVLSAVYRGDIEGHLGALPAAARDTAAESIEATLGIAEKMGPAGAPLVAAAHDAFLDAMHVTAISSAVVALLGAIVVALFLPGRTPAAQSPTRDDAQDEPTASAPAAR
- a CDS encoding ABC transporter permease, whose translation is MSTTTLTPTPTGTTPAAPATKVHDEGGIGLRNNLRHIGALVRRNLLQIKKDPESMFDALLMPVIFVLLFVYVFGGSVGGSMGGGRQEYLNYLIPGLMAMMGMNIAMAVGSGVNDDFRKGVMDRFRTMPIARSSVLIAKIVVELGRMMVATLILLGMGFALGMELHGSVLGLIGAIGLAAAFGAAIMWIFILLGLSLKTTQAVQGMGMLVMMPLQFGSSIFAPPQTMPGWLQTFTDYNPLSNLADSARALMMGGPVGHSVWLTLGWTVVITAVMAPIAVSKFRKKS
- a CDS encoding BTAD domain-containing putative transcriptional regulator; this encodes MRYSILGTTQALRDDGTAVAVGGARLRALLTVLALRAGRAVPAAVLVGEVWDGDPPADAPGALQALVGRLRRALGHAAVASTESGYRLTAGPDTVDLFRFERLAGEGARALEEGDPAKAVTLLDDALGLWRGPVLADLPDRHAEAARWTARRLDARRTRLTALLALGRAEQVLPELAALCGEHPIDEPLQALRLRALRDAGRTAQALAAYEEVRTVLADRLGADPGAELSALHAELLRQEPARPAVPAPPAGRPAPAAPPGNLRVRLTSFVGRESDIDTLRGDLSGARLVTLLGPGGAGKTRLSQEAAESVDPATWPDGVWMAELAPVDDPESVPEAVLTALGGRETVLRGAGAEELRAVERSGGGEPLARLTEHCSGRRMLLLLDNCEHVIEAAAALADHLLARCPELTVLATSREPLGVPGEFVRPVDPLPEPMALRLFADRGAAALSGFRVDADERTAAATAEICRRLDGLPLAIELAAARLRMLTPRQIADRLDDRFRLLTGGSRTVLPRQQTLRAVVDWSWDLLDEDERTALRRLSVFSGGWSLAAAEAVCADRPQDAHDVAGVLGSLVDKSLVVAAPAADGRMRYRLLETVGEYAAERLDEAGERESVERQHLVFFRELARTTDPELRGPGQLAAIELFQREYENLRTALRHAVAARDEQEALCMVISLSWFWQIRDLRADALQWAEAAAALGPDPFAPPVTPAPSLHERCTDAPPPMGPELLQEARRQVALVQLVSMDHAMDELVSGPGMARLRIIAATYRVGQPQTCRTPASLWFFAVLLTGDIADLRTMLDETVLAARGFGYEWELAAALQMRANVLANRPDWSGEARGDADESLAVFRRLGDDWGTAESLSSRGEVNEKTGDYTQAAEDYLAAVGYAEKLGAHAQVLVLRTRYASVLTELGRGEEGEAILREVIEESRHSPHGGRSFAQLFLAMWLGRSGRTAEARENFTTLREEFHSETRAVFDGFVLGGVAWLDNLDGRYAEALAGGLQSLARADDPLAQMVAPQMAVTHLVGVARALGGLGGERRAALAGRLLGACRGLLPAGHVLTSMERENCTAAEELARAALGDTAFETAYAEGGGLSVKEATALVEAYRD
- a CDS encoding TetR/AcrR family transcriptional regulator, with protein sequence MQGQASDRDEQAPGERERDRGDDQEPRRGRPRSAAAERAILDAVVELLEAGEPLAGLSIERIARTAGVGKATIYRRWTDKEELFVDVLRDIEPPEPDVSGTGGLRDLRVLLESMRRRGLAQRSSVLLHNVFAQMKSHPRLWSEYQCTVIAPRRVAMLAAVRRAVEAGELRGDTDVELMDDLFLGPMLVRTIHRPDAPLPEDLADRIIQLLVEGVGPRPPGAGPGEAAGHG
- a CDS encoding ATP-binding cassette domain-containing protein codes for the protein MTRIDKNPRSGGNAVEVRGLVKHYGSTKALDGVDLDVREGTVLGVLGPNGAGKTTLVRCLSTLILPDAGHAVVAGYDVVKQPRQLRRTIGLTGQYASVDEKLSGWENLYMIGRLLDLPRKKARSRADELLERFSLTDAAKKAAMDYSGGMRRRLDLAASMIGSPAVLYLDEPTTGLDPRTRNEVWDEVQRMVAEGATVLLTTQYMEEAEQLASELTVIDQGKIIARGGVDELKAKVGGRTLQLRPSDPAELASMAQALREAGLDGVAGAQAVPDEGLLYVPILSDEQLTAVIGLLGTRGFSLAHVATALPSLDEVFLAITGGKATVTDTIPQEVAA